The genomic region GGATACCACCTAGAGATAGCCAATTAAACACTTAGGGTCATGCACTCTATAAAGTTGTAcatcacacatacatacagtgtacataaacacatacactCATTGATACAAGCATCCACATATACACAATGTACATATACTCATAGAATGTACATCTTGCCATGCCAGTAAATACAGATCAGTATTTTAATAGTTGTGTAGCATTCGGTGGTATGGACTTACCATTGTATTGATCCCCTATTTAACATTAGCATTCTTTAGTTTTTGCCTATAAAGTCTTTTTTGTTAAAATTGTAAAGCCCTGACATGTGTTCCTATCATTCAGCTCCTCCACATACCTCTTCCGGCTGATGGCAGTTGTCGTCCACCATGGAGACATGCACTCTGGACACTTTGTCACTTACCGACGGTCCCCACCTTCTGCCAGGAACCCTCTCTCAACCAGCAATCAGTGGCTGTGGGTCTCCGATGACACCGTTCGCAAGGCCAGCCTGCAGGAGGTCCTGTCCTCCAGCGCCTACCTGCTGTTCTACGAGCGCGTCCTTTCCAGGATGCACCAGAGCCAGGAGTGCAAGTCTGAAGAATGACTCTGCCCTCCTGCAAGGCTAGAGCTGATGGCACTGTCTGCACTGTccaggaaaaaagtaaaactgtacTGTTGCGTGTGCAAGCAGCCCCACTAGAGCCTTCCAGCCTTCTGGTGTGTTCTAAGAGCAGGCTCCACCTGGGAGCCAGCCCCAATTCATACCAAATCAGGCTCCCTGAACAGTTCTGTTCATGTGTGTAGAAGGTACTGTTGTGTTAAGAAAGCATTCATTATGTCTGGAGTGTCTTTTTACTCATCTGATACAAGTAATTAAAAGAATTCAGATTCTTGAAGCCACCGTTTTCATGTTGTAATGTTAGGTGTTCTCAGAGGGGAGATACCTTTGTCTAATCAATGTTTCCACttagatcttttatttttaataagcagGCCCATAAAAATTGTTGACAAGaattaatgaaattattaaaggcaacaatttagaagaaaaagtgCCTTTCACTTTCGATTGCTTTTGTAGCACGCCCATTGTGAAATATTCCTTCCAGGCTACTCAAAGGATAGCAAGAGAACAGGTAAAAGATGCCTAAAGAAGACCTTCCTTTTTCTATGCCTTTTCTAATCTTTCAATTCTTTCTATGGAGTAAAGGCTCATCTGCCAAATCTGCCCCCTAGGGAAACTCTTTCACTACTTTGTCAATTATAAGTGAAAAGCTTACTTGTTGcttttatcttttgtatattGGACTGAGATGTAATTACACTGTATTATAAAACTCTGTGAATAGCCAGAACTGAGCTGTATCTTTGCAACACCTGATTCCTCTGCTCTGTGGAAAACTTTTTCTTACACAAGGATCCACTGTGGACAGTTACtttcatctgtttatttattGCCCATGCAGAGCTCTTAAGGTTTAGAGGTAGGAGCTTTGGGCTGTATAAAAAAACAATCCCTGCCCTGAGTTGACACCTGGCTTAGGAAGGAAGGGCTGACTTTGGGGCTGcagcctctctgaacctcagtttcctcatttgtgaagtgAAGGGTTAGATTTGATGACCACCGAAGTTCAGCCCTTTTCACGAAAAGGAGAAAGcagcttttgactttttaaaaaacatataactACAGCTGGCATCTAGTATTGTCGTGTTGCTCTAGGTCCATAttctgaatttattcatttccagtAGCCTAATACAAGACGTATATATTGAgcactttcttcccttttcaggTAAGTCTCTGAATGCAGCCCAGGTCCAAAGGAATTTTGATGACGCAGTAGTACCTATGTTTTaagctaaatttttaatttaaaaaaatggataccAAATTCAAACCGACTCATCAGAGGTAGGATTTGGAATCAGACCTATCCAAAAGGCCATCTGAGGTAAGGCTAAGACCGCACTTCCTCTGCTGGGGGCGAGCTGGCAGACACACCAAACAGTGCCTTGGCAGCAGCTCACGGTGCAGGAAGCCCAGGTGATCACTCTTCTGCTGGGCCCAGGCTGCACCCTGAGGACTCAGTAACTCACTCTCAACAGAATATTCTGTGCAGGCTCTCCAGGCTCTGGGCGTCAGAGTGCACGGGGCAGCTTGAACTGTACGGTCCATCCTGCACTCACCCATGCAGACCTTGACTTTGATGTTGAAATGAACACACTTGTTTTACCCAAGTCTGGAGGAACAAATGCCCAATCATGTGACCTTAAAGTGTACTGCAAAGCTGTAGCTTTAAGTAATTGCTGTTCTGCCACTGCTTACTCTTTGAAATCTACCATTaaagaaagatggagaaaaggGGCTGAGCCTTGGAATATATGGTTATAAGCAGATCTTTCTTTGGTCAGAGACCAGGGTTTGAGCCAAGGCTGTAAATGTGAACAATACCTGTGCAAAGCCTTTTAACCTGACTTCTTCATTTTGTAAATTATTATGCATTAAGTAGCAGCCCAATaacctgatttctagttttaagtTATTTTCAAAGTAAGTAGCTTCTTTTGGGGAAAACCTAAGTTAAACTAGTAGTTTTGCCATAATAACTGCTGATTTATGTATTTGCTAAAGGTACTTTTGTATCTGCTGTGTATTATAgcaataaaataatcattttgttagaaaaaaaatcacctgctGTTCTTTTGTAATGCACTGATCTGTTACAAACATCATCTTTCTGAATCCTGCATTGTTACATAACAAGCCCTACGCTTTAAACCTTTCTGTGTTCCCTGTTGGTAAGGGAAATGCCAGCTCCCTTTTAGAGtcgagagggaaagagaaaacagaaaaactgttaaaaacgtttttattttttagtaagcAAAATTTTACGAAAAGTCAGATTCACCCGTGGAGCCAGAACCTTCTTTCTCACAGGAAGACTGTGGTACCAGTGCGTGTTGGTCGGGTGGTTCATCATTAGTAAGCTCCCGTGAGCCAGCGGCAGCCTGACCGCTGCCACCCTCCGGGAGGGACTTTTCCCACGGGAATCCTTATGCCGGAAGACAAAGTCTCTGCAGGCACCGAAGGAGACAGAGGCAATGGGGCTCCCAGGAGCCAGTTCTCTTTCATCATCTCGGTGCTCCCCAATGTGGTCATAGCCATCTTTATACCTGCAATGAGAAAACAAGCACAGTGCATAAAAACAACCCTCTCCTGAAACTCACCAGCACTGCCAGCCCTCGTTTTCCTCACAGTGTGAAACGGCACTCTGTGCACGGCTGTACCTGCCGTTGTTTCTGCGAGGGCTTGAGGTCCACAGTGGGCTCTAAGATAAGCCAACGCTGAAGAGGTCTGTTGACCTATTTGTTCATgtgacttatttattatttacttatttttgagagggtctcgctctgtcacccaggctgaagtgcagtggcacaatcatagctcactgcagcctcagcctcctgggctcaagtgattctcccacttcagcctcccaagtagctgggactacaggtatgcaccaccccacctagctaatttcttttcttttgtaggaacagtttcaccatgttacccaggctggtcttgaactcgggctcaagcgattcactctccttggcctcccaaagtgttgggattacaggcatgagtcaccacgcccggccagttcaTGTGCTTTAAAACTGAAGACATCCAAAGCCAAAATCATGTCTCACTGTAGTTTCCCTGGCTGGTCTATGTAAACCTTTATCACATGATTTTGCCCTGCACTCAAAGGCCATACTCTGCACAGCCTGGCCCGTGCCCACCTCTGAGCTCATGCCATCCCCTTCTTTCCCTCATTCACTGCTTTCTGGCCATCCTGCAGGATTTTTGCTTCACAGACACTCCAGAGTCCCTCTGCTCTCCCTCCAAATGTCTGTGGCTGGCACTCTCCATTTAGTTATCAGCTCAAATGCACTGCCTCAGCCCTCCTCTAACCACCCCATCTAAAGTGACCTTCCCTTAAACCCACCCAGGGTTCTCCACCAGGGTGATTCTGCCCCAAGGGACAGgtattggggggtgggggacactACTTGCATCTAGTGGATGGAGGCCAGGGATGTGCTCAACACCCTACAAGGCACAGGTCAGCCCCAACAACAACGAATGACTGGGCCCAAAATGTCCACAGTGCTGCCGTTGAGAAACCTTGCCCTAATCGCAAACCTCTCAGCCATTCTCAGTCAAATCGGCCTGTTTAATTTTTTGCAAGATGGTTATCACTGTCTGAAATTGTCTAGGgtcaggcatagtggttcacgcctgcaatcccagcactttgggaggctgaggtgggaggatcgcttgagcctaggagtttgagaccaagcctgggcaacacagaaaaacacctgtctcaaaaaaaaaaaaaacagaaagaagaaaaagagaagaagaaattatCTCATTCAGCTGTTTGTTCAGGAGTTAATCACCTCTCACTTCCTACCTCGGGATGAGCTCCAGGAAGACAAAGTGCTGGCGCTATTCCACTCCTAGAGCCCCAGTGTACTAAGAAATGATTTGTACCAGTGAACCAAATAGGGTGGAACCCTAAACACTTCCTTTTGGGGGAGACAGAAGACTTGTAACATTGAGTCCACTAAATAGACAGGGTGTCACCTGTTGATGAGCACAAAGTTGAAGGTCTGTCCAGTCACCCCAGAGACGTGATCCCGGATGCGCTCTAGAACTGGGATCCAGGGCTTTGGAGACAGCGTGAGGCCTGAAAATGTGTAGGTCAGCCCAGTGTCGCCATACGTTGCCTGTTTCCTGGGCACACTGTGCCACTTTCCGAATACCTGGACTCTGGCCAGTGCTCCTGTGCAGAGGAAACATGGCAGTTCCTTTCTACCCGACCCCCCTCTAGAAATCCAGATGCCCCCCCAACCCGCACTGCCACCACCAGAAATCCAGTGCCCCACATACATGCTCCCTGGGTATTCAAGATTGAAAGAGAAGTAACGAATAACATATCCCTGTCATTCCATGCAATTTAAACCCCTCCTCAATCATCATTTTGGCTTGccccaaattttctttttgttttgttttctttgagacagggtctccctgtgtcacccaggctggagtgcagtagcacaatctcagctcactgcaacctccacctcccgtgctccagcgatcctcccgcatcaacctcctgaatagctgggaccacagaggcgtgccaccatgcctggctaacttttttgtaagctcactgcaacctccacctccagggctccagcagtcctcctgcctcagcctcctgagtagctgggaccacaggggcatgccaccatgcccggctaactttttttgtatttttttgtagacacggggttttatcatgttgcccagactggtcttgaactcctgggctcaagtggtccgcccacctcagtctcccaaagtctgggattataggtgtgcaccactgcaccaagCCAACTGCCCCAAATGTTCATGTAAGAACAGTGACTCTTGTTCTACAAGGAGAGAAACATAGTCCTGGGCCATTTTTTTAGTGAACACTGTAACTTAACTGCCTTAACTACAGTAAGGGCAGAATAAAGAGGCTGAAATTGGAGCATGATAAAGTTAGTTTACAGGCTAGGATAGCTTGTCAACTGTAGGGACTAAGGGCATGTGACCCCATGAAAAATGGGGCTCACACAGCTGGGGCCTCTTgtgggcatttctttttttaaagagatggtgagccaggcgcgctggctcatgcttgcaatcccagcactttgggaggccaaggcgaggatcactcgaggccaggagttcaattaacagcctgggtaacacagtgagacctacaaataatttaaaaattatccaggcttcGTGGTgtacatctgtggtcccagctacttaggatgctgaggtgggagaatcacttgagcccagatggaggaggctgcagagagccaggaccatgcccctgccctccagcctgggtgacagagtgagaccccgtctcaaagcataaaagaataaaacgatgagggggtctctctatgttgcccaggctggacttgaactcctggcctcaagtgatcctcctgcctcagcctccagagtagctggcattaca from Pongo pygmaeus isolate AG05252 chromosome 10, NHGRI_mPonPyg2-v2.0_pri, whole genome shotgun sequence harbors:
- the ALKBH2 gene encoding DNA oxidative demethylase ALKBH2 isoform X1, which codes for MDRFLVKGAQGGLLRKQEEQEPTAKEPAVLGGDKESTRKRPRREAPGNGGHSASPSWRHIRAEGLDCSYTVLFGKAEADEIFQELEKEVEYFTGALARVQVFGKWHSVPRKQATYGDTGLTYTFSGLTLSPKPWIPVLERIRDHVSGVTGQTFNFVLINRYKDGYDHIGEHRDDERELAPGSPIASVSFGACRDFVFRHKDSRGKSPSRRVAAVRLPLAHGSLLMMNHPTNTHWYHSLPVRKKVLAPRVNLTFRKILLTKK